In one window of Tellurirhabdus rosea DNA:
- a CDS encoding helix-turn-helix domain-containing protein has product MRKIKSLTNEQVDLLRKAIRENSSNAFRKRCQCILYSFHGLTVTELMEVFEVDRRSIYNWLNRWEKGGLDALSDRPGRGLKPKLNPANDYHVQEVLKAMQVYARQPQQVLNHVNTHLPVSVSQDTLRRFVKKLSTTVQAGI; this is encoded by the coding sequence ATGCGCAAGATCAAGAGCCTGACCAACGAACAAGTTGACCTTCTGAGAAAGGCAATTCGTGAAAATTCAAGCAACGCTTTCCGCAAGCGCTGCCAGTGCATTCTGTACAGTTTCCACGGTCTGACGGTTACTGAACTGATGGAGGTCTTTGAAGTTGATCGCCGCAGCATTTACAACTGGCTCAATCGTTGGGAAAAGGGCGGACTCGATGCGCTTTCCGACCGGCCGGGCCGGGGACTGAAGCCGAAACTGAATCCTGCCAACGATTACCACGTGCAGGAGGTCCTGAAAGCCATGCAGGTGTACGCCCGCCAGCCACAGCAGGTCCTTAACCACGTGAACACGCACCTGCCCGTGTCTGTAAGTCAGGACACTCTGCGTCGATTTGTAAAGAAATTATCGACTACTGTTCAGGCAGGCATCTGA
- a CDS encoding LuxR C-terminal-related transcriptional regulator, producing MAQSELFTCEVLCQLLKQQGYNVVGKAVELEDTVQQIRTKKPECVILESEISGQQSLDVVRQTDNSEKRTKYILYTSKPDMRLVAMAMQSNFYGFLYAKDGLDELYKCFQTINTGGYYYSPGFLALMKNFGLNRLDDNTRQQLDRLSQREREILRLVGEGRTGTEIADSLCISYRTLANHKTNIAHKLNLDSCRSLPRYSINIREYL from the coding sequence GTGGCTCAATCTGAATTATTTACCTGCGAGGTTCTGTGCCAGTTACTGAAGCAGCAGGGATATAATGTAGTCGGCAAAGCGGTTGAACTGGAAGATACCGTGCAGCAGATTCGGACCAAGAAACCGGAGTGCGTCATTCTGGAGTCAGAGATTTCGGGCCAGCAAAGCCTGGATGTTGTCAGACAAACGGATAATTCGGAGAAGCGGACCAAATACATCCTGTATACGAGCAAACCGGACATGCGCCTGGTTGCGATGGCCATGCAGTCGAACTTCTACGGCTTTCTGTACGCCAAAGACGGCCTGGACGAACTGTACAAGTGTTTTCAGACCATCAACACGGGCGGCTATTATTACAGCCCGGGTTTTCTGGCCCTGATGAAAAACTTCGGTCTGAACCGGCTCGACGACAATACCAGACAACAACTGGACCGTTTGAGCCAGCGGGAGCGCGAAATTCTTCGTCTGGTGGGGGAAGGACGCACCGGCACCGAAATTGCCGATTCGCTGTGCATCAGCTACCGGACGCTGGCCAACCATAAGACCAACATTGCCCATAAACTGAATCTTGACAGTTGCCGGAGCCTGCCGCGCTACAGCATCAATATTCGGGAATACTTATAA